A region of Dermochelys coriacea isolate rDerCor1 chromosome 1, rDerCor1.pri.v4, whole genome shotgun sequence DNA encodes the following proteins:
- the LOC119849794 gene encoding protein p13 MTCP-1-like, with protein sequence MCTWRKHSHTIFCGKGEDSMQAIPLPNRLWAWCPGVYHDEQGHMWVAVLRKDLETGILRARVRAEQVPLGDSWTRSQFPLSPLPHLWQWCPCGLYRAAGGIGEDEWWLESHQVVSGVPEMLLRQLHS encoded by the exons ATGTGCACCTGGAGGAAACACTCTCACACTATTTTTTGTGGCAAGGGAGAGGACAGTATGCAGGCTATTCCTCTTCCTAACCGACTATGGGCCTGGTGTCCAGGAGTATACCATGATGAGCAGGGCCACATGTGGGTGGCTGTGCTCAGAAAA GATCTAGAGACGGGCATCCTGCGGGCCAGGGTGCGGGCTGAGCAGGTCCCTCTGGGGGATTCCTGGACCCGGAGTCAGTTCCCCCTCTCACCCCTACCCCATCTGTGGCAGTGGTGCCCTTGTGGGCTCTACCGTGCAGCTGGGGGGATAGGAGAAGATGAATGGTGGCTGGAGAGCCATCAGGTG GTCTCTGGTGTCCCAGAGATGCTTCTCCGCCAACTACACAGCTGA